The following proteins are co-located in the Neomonachus schauinslandi chromosome 8, ASM220157v2, whole genome shotgun sequence genome:
- the SPATS1 gene encoding spermatogenesis-associated serine-rich protein 1, producing MKEEAPGTKHSDFLESKGCFANTTSSGRKISPSSSVETCLSVSKPPGLCKVSVHLDLAADLGLKSSSSHSDHSSETSLPDVPKHKYPEEFSLLKLQTKDGQRPEWTFYPRFSSNIHTYHVGKQCFFNGVFLGNRRSLSERRVDKCFGRKKYDIDPRNGIPKLTPGDNPYMYPEQSKDFHKAGSTLPPVNFSIVPYEKKYDTFIPLEPLPQIPTLPFWVKEKANKLQNEIREVEELDNWQPASPLMHGLLLPAFVHLAMQD from the exons GTACTAAACACAGTGATTTTCTGGAATCTAAGGGATGCTTTGCTAACACGACATCCTCTGGCAGAAAGATCAGCCCCTCATCTTCTGTTGAAACATGTCTTAGTGTGAGTAAGCCTCCAGGCCTCTGCAAAGTGTCTGTTCACCTAGA CCTGGCTGCAGATTTGGGTCTGAAATCCTCCTCCTCACATTCTGATCACTCCTCTGAAACCTCATTGCCTGACGTCCCAAAGCATAAATATCCTGAGGAGTTCAGCCTGCTTAAATTGCAGACAA AAGATGGGCAGCGTCCCGAGTGGACATTTTACCCGAGGtttagcagcaatatccacaccTACCATGTTGGAAAGCAGTGTTTCTTCAATGGGGTCTTCCTCGGCAACAGGAGGTCTCTGTCAGAGAGAAGGGTGGACAAGTGCTTTGGGAGGAAGAAATACG ATATTGATCCTAGGAATGGAATACCAAAGTTAACTCCAGGAGATAATCCATATATGTACCCAGAACAGAGTAAAGACTTCCACAAAGCAGGATCAACTCTCCCACCAGTGAATTTCTCCAT agtgcctTATGAAAAGAAATACGATACTTTTATTCCACTTGAGCCTCTTCCACAAATTCCTAC CTTGCCTTTCTGGGTGAAGGAGAAGGCCAACAAGCTGCAGAATGAGATAAGAGAGGTTGAGGAGCTTGACAATTGGCAACCAGCATCCCCCTTGATGCACGGTTTACTCCTTCCTG CATTTGTCCACCTGGCCATGCAGGACTGA